The proteins below come from a single Zea mays cultivar B73 chromosome 8, Zm-B73-REFERENCE-NAM-5.0, whole genome shotgun sequence genomic window:
- the LOC103636160 gene encoding NAC domain-containing protein 73-like isoform X1, translating to MTWCNSFNDVRAVEDNLATAAAAKKQQLQASSHVNLIRTCPSCGHRAQYDEQVQQAAAIQDLPGLPAGVKFDPTDQELLEHLEGKARPDTRKLHPLVDEFIPTIEGENGICYTHPERLPGTLPAGNLRSATVLQCLLTICRRWWSLIGCLMPLIAFAVCSSRRVTDLCYGFKCLVAWDNVCRLKDIGGLAIKNLKLQNQCLLLKFAVKLLHGNHVPWITWCCRGSNPVLILSLPPPQFTWATPTILPLTYERMFRETSPEL from the exons ATGACATGGTGCAACAGCTTCAACGACGTGCGTGCCGTGGAGGACAAcctggccaccgccgccgccgccaagaAACAGCAGCTGCAGGCCTCCTCCCACGTCAACCTCATCAGGACCTGCCCCTCCTGCGGACACCGCGCGCAGTATGACGAACAG GTGCAGCAGGCGGCGGCGATCCAGGACCTGCCGGGGCTGCCGGCGGGCGTGAAGTTCGATCCGACGGACCAGGAGCTGCTGGAGCACCTGGAGGGGAAGGCGAGGCCGGACACCCGCAAGCTGCACCCGCTCGTCGACGAGTTCATCCCCACCATCGAGGGCGAGAACGGCATCTGCTACACGCATCCGGAGAGACTTCCTG GTACCTTGCCGGCTGGAAATCTAAGATCCGCAACCGTGTTGCAATGCCTCTTAACTATATGTCGGCGATGGTGGTCCCTAATCGGGTGCTTAATGCCATTGATCGCCTTCGCCGTGTGTTCTTCTAGACGGGTTACGGATTTGTGCTATGGTTTTAAATGTCTTGTTGCCTGGGACAACGTTTGTCGCCTCAAGGACATCGGTGGTCTTGCCATAAAAAATCTTAAGCTTCAAAACCAATGTCTTCTTCTGAAGTTTGCCGTCAAGTTGCTCCATGGTAACCATGTTCCCTGGATTACTTGGTGCTGCAGGGGCTCTAATCCAGTCTTGATCCTCTCTCTCCCACCTCCCCAGTTTACATGGGCCACGCCTACAATTCTTCCCTTGACATATGAACGAATGTTTAGGGAAACGTCGCCTGAACTATAG
- the LOC103636160 gene encoding NAC domain-containing protein 73-like produces MTWCNSFNDVRAVEDNLATAAAAKKQQLQASSHVNLIRTCPSCGHRAQYDEQVQQAAAIQDLPGLPAGVKFDPTDQELLEHLEGKARPDTRKLHPLVDEFIPTIEGENGICYTHPERLPGVGKDGLIRHFFHRPSKAYTTGTRKRRKVHTDEEGGETRWHKTGKTRPVFTGGKLSGYKKILVLYTNYGKQRKPEKTNWVMHQYHMGSDEEEKDGELVVSKVFYQTQPRQCGTVSSTARDAVPLAASATTGHHHHDGGNGGDDENSMLMKEVGIVDFYSRGGGGGGGR; encoded by the exons ATGACATGGTGCAACAGCTTCAACGACGTGCGTGCCGTGGAGGACAAcctggccaccgccgccgccgccaagaAACAGCAGCTGCAGGCCTCCTCCCACGTCAACCTCATCAGGACCTGCCCCTCCTGCGGACACCGCGCGCAGTATGACGAACAG GTGCAGCAGGCGGCGGCGATCCAGGACCTGCCGGGGCTGCCGGCGGGCGTGAAGTTCGATCCGACGGACCAGGAGCTGCTGGAGCACCTGGAGGGGAAGGCGAGGCCGGACACCCGCAAGCTGCACCCGCTCGTCGACGAGTTCATCCCCACCATCGAGGGCGAGAACGGCATCTGCTACACGCATCCGGAGAGACTTCCTG GTGTCGGCAAAGACGGACTGATCCGGCACTTCTTCCACCGCCCGTCCAAGGCTTACACGACGGGGACGAGGAAGCGGCGGAAGGTCCACACCGACGAGGAGGGAGGCGAGACGCGGTGGCACAAGACGGGCAAGACCCGGCCGGTGTTCACCGGCGGAAAACTCAGCGGCTACAAGAAGATTCTGGTACTCTACACTAACTACGGGAAGCAGCGGAAGCCGGAGAAGACAAACTGGGTGATGCATCAGTACCACATGGGGTCCGACGAGGAGGAGAAAGACGGCGAGCTCGTTGTCTCCAAGGTGTTCTACCAGACGCAGCCGAGGCAGTGCGGCACCGTTTCGTCGACAGCTAGGGACGCTGTCCCACTGGCTGCCAGCGCGACGACTGGTCACCACCACCATGACGGTGGCAATGGCGGCGACGACGAGAACAGCATGCTGATGAAGGAAGTAGGCATTGTAGATTTCTatagccgggggggggggggggggggggggcgctaa